In a single window of the Bactrocera dorsalis isolate Fly_Bdor chromosome 2, ASM2337382v1, whole genome shotgun sequence genome:
- the LOC105228554 gene encoding uncharacterized protein LOC105228554 gives MSLATRQTATESVAEEEKPHPRWFDWVERNAVPKRFDFPRPKREVTRWQKRGPMSRRDWVRFYRWAAKNATPREIPPPHCPEQPPAKVEEGKKKKKEKKKKTYTLAELLEHAAQISEPREPRDKYVFPPTPDYPYAPKISLKEPAKKDPGRPFQPIKVPKWFHHLENETEFWSTLRFPIFRPALNYKPTANMLRLALPRMVPPLRQHCPIPEPPIEFVAPRRRMTYRQWREHLRRLEYLAKPTARPYYVEMYDYVY, from the coding sequence ATGTCGCTAGCAACACGACAGACCGCCACCGAATCGGTGGCTGAGGAGGAGAAACCACACCCACGCTGGTTCGATTGGGTCGAGAGAAATGCCGTGCCGAAGCGCTTCGACTTTCCGCGGCCCAAACGTGAAGTGACGCGGTGGCAGAAACGCGGTCCGATGTCGCGACGTGATTGGGTGCGCTTCTATCGCTGGGCAGCAAAGAATGCCACGCCACGTGAAATACCGCCGCCACATTGCCCCGAGCAACCGCCCGCCAAGGTCGAAGAGggcaagaaaaagaagaaggaaaagaagaaaaaaacttaTACGCTCGCTGAACTGCTCGAGCACGCGGCACAGATCAGTGAGCCGCGTGAACCACGTGACAAGTACGTCTTTCCACCAACGCCCGACTATCCATACGCGCCGAAAATCTCACTGAAAGAGCCAGCTAAAAAGGATCCAGGGCGACCATTTCAGCCGATCAAAGTACCGAAGTGGTTTCATCATCTCGAGAACGAGACCGAGTTCTGGTCGACGCTGCGGTTTCCCATCTTCCGTCCGGCGCTCAACTATAAACCGACTGCGAATATGTTGCGGCTGGCGTTGCCGCGTATGGTGCCACCGCTACGGCAGCATTGTCCGATACCCGAGCCGCCGATCGAGTTCGTGGCGCCACGCCGACGCATGACCTATCGACAATGGCGCGAGCATCTGAGACGGC